The sequence below is a genomic window from Mycobacterium sp. ITM-2016-00316.
AGCGGCACCGTGCAGACCCGCGCGGCGATGGAGGACCTCACGCTGCGCAATCTCGACGAATTCCTGGCCACCGGCAGGTTGGTCACCCCCGTGCTGCAGCCCGGCGCACGCGTCTAGACGATCACCTGTTCCACCAGGTCATCGGTCGTCCACTCGCGGGGCGGCAGCACATCGCGCAGCAGCCTCAGCAGCGCCGGGTTGGTGCTGTCCCCGCGCCACGCGGCGTCGAGTTCGACCGGGCGTTCCCGGAACACCCCGATGGTCCGGAACACCACCCCCTCGGGGTGCAGCGTCGCCGCCGAGGCCGGGACCAGCGCGATCCCGATCCCGGAACGCACCAGCACGAGCATGGTGTGCACCTGGGTGACGAACTGCACGAAGCGCGGCGTCGCGCCGGCGATGGTGAACGTGCTGATCAGCAGTTCGTTGAAATACCGCGCCTGCACCGGCGAGTACATCACGAAGTCCTGGCCGTCGAGATCGTTGAGGGTGAGCTGACGTGCCTGCTCGGTGAGCGGGTGCCCGGCGGGCAGCGCGGCCACCAACTGCTCGTGCAGCAACGGACGGGACACGATGCCGGGCCGCTTCAGGGGTGGCCGCGCCATCCCGAGATCGATCTCGCCGCTCATCAGCGCCTCGATCTGCACCGATGAGACCATCTCGCGCAGTTCGAGTTTCACATCGGGAAGGATGCTGCGCGTCTGCTCGAGCAGGCGCGGGAGCACCGCATGCGCGGAGGCCGCGGTGAATCCGACCACCACCGTGCCCAGGTCACCCGCCGGCACCCGGCGCACGGTGAGCGCGGCGCTCTCGGCCAGCGCCACGATGCGGCGCGCGTCGGGCAGGAAGGCCACTCCGGCCGGGGTCAGGGTCACCGAGCGGGTGGTCCGGTCGATGAGTTGCACGCCGAGTTCGGCTTCCAGCTGCTGGATCTGGCGACTCAGCGGGGGCTGGGTCATGTGCAGACGCTCGGCGGCGCGGCCGAAATGCAGTTCC
It includes:
- a CDS encoding LysR substrate-binding domain-containing protein, whose translation is MFSLARLSCFIAVAEELHFGRAAERLHMTQPPLSRQIQQLEAELGVQLIDRTTRSVTLTPAGVAFLPDARRIVALAESAALTVRRVPAGDLGTVVVGFTAASAHAVLPRLLEQTRSILPDVKLELREMVSSVQIEALMSGEIDLGMARPPLKRPGIVSRPLLHEQLVAALPAGHPLTEQARQLTLNDLDGQDFVMYSPVQARYFNELLISTFTIAGATPRFVQFVTQVHTMLVLVRSGIGIALVPASAATLHPEGVVFRTIGVFRERPVELDAAWRGDSTNPALLRLLRDVLPPREWTTDDLVEQVIV